One genomic region from Balneola sp. encodes:
- a CDS encoding penicillin-binding protein activator LpoB: MKYLLLPLLFCSLLVSGCAPSQSVSRVAADTQTDLSGRWNDTDARLVAEEMISDALSQPWLSNYKQDNSNQPVTIVGRVRNETMEHIDTEVITKEMERAFINSGQVHVVASQQERSQLREERQDQQSYSSYETTSAMAQEVGADFMLIGNINSIVDESLSGKDAAIFYKVNLELIDVETNRKVWIGNKEIKKLIERRKLRG, translated from the coding sequence ATGAAATATCTTCTTCTCCCCCTTTTATTTTGTTCATTATTAGTGTCGGGTTGTGCGCCTTCTCAATCCGTAAGTCGCGTTGCAGCCGATACTCAAACCGATCTATCGGGACGCTGGAATGATACCGATGCTCGCCTGGTAGCTGAAGAAATGATCAGTGATGCCTTATCACAACCTTGGCTGAGCAATTATAAACAAGATAATAGCAATCAGCCGGTAACAATCGTTGGCCGTGTCCGCAACGAAACCATGGAACACATCGATACTGAAGTCATAACCAAAGAAATGGAACGTGCTTTTATCAATAGCGGACAGGTTCATGTGGTTGCCAGCCAACAAGAGCGATCCCAGCTCCGTGAAGAACGTCAGGATCAGCAGAGCTACTCTTCTTATGAAACTACGTCTGCAATGGCACAGGAAGTAGGTGCCGACTTCATGTTGATTGGTAACATAAATTCAATTGTTGATGAGTCATTAAGCGGAAAAGATGCAGCTATTTTCTATAAAGTAAATCTTGAGCTTATTGATGTTGAAACCAATCGTAAAGTCTGGATTGGAAACAAAGAGATTAAAAAACTCATTGAGCGAAGAAAACTCAGGGGCTAA